Proteins co-encoded in one Bacillus kexueae genomic window:
- a CDS encoding ABC transporter substrate-binding protein encodes MKKRLLQMLVVLLALSAFLVGCSSSEESSNSSSDGGASDAQKTLVFGRGGDSTSLDPITTTEGESFKVTKNIFETLIEYGEQDTTLQPGLAKEWKVSDDGLTYTLMLEEGVKFHDGTDFNAEAVVFNFERWMSGSEEDFPYYGSMFGGFKGDEGHVIEEVKAVDDYTVEFKLKRPQSPFLKNLAMSPFAIASPAAIEQYGDKFRENPVGTGPFKFAEWKPNDRIVLEKNEEYRMADYPKLDRVIFRVIPENSARLNALMNGEIDLMDGLNPSDEEKVSGDENLQIFKRPSMNVGYLGLTATREPFNNKIVRQALNHAVDKQAIIDAFYGGQAEPAKNPMPPSIEGYNEAIEGYPYDLEKAKELLAEAGYADGFDMELWAMPVARPYMPEAMKVAEVIQESFRKIGVNAEIKTVDWATYLEDAKNGQFDTFLLGWTGDNGDADNFLYTLLDKDNIGSNNYAQYSSDELHDVLIAAQTETEQEKRNELYKKAQEIIHEDAPWIPLVHSTPLLAGSSKLENFLPHPTGSDSLREVEFKAE; translated from the coding sequence ATGAAAAAACGTCTTTTGCAAATGCTTGTCGTTCTTCTTGCGCTAAGTGCCTTCTTAGTAGGGTGTAGCAGTTCAGAAGAATCAAGCAACTCAAGTTCAGATGGAGGAGCTTCAGATGCTCAAAAAACACTCGTTTTTGGACGTGGAGGAGATTCCACATCGCTTGATCCAATTACGACAACTGAAGGAGAGTCCTTTAAAGTTACGAAGAACATTTTTGAAACATTAATTGAATATGGAGAGCAAGACACAACATTACAACCTGGCTTAGCAAAAGAGTGGAAAGTATCGGATGATGGCTTAACTTATACGTTAATGCTTGAAGAAGGTGTCAAGTTCCATGATGGAACAGATTTCAATGCAGAAGCTGTTGTCTTTAACTTTGAACGCTGGATGAGTGGTAGTGAGGAAGATTTCCCTTATTACGGTTCTATGTTTGGCGGATTCAAAGGGGATGAAGGACATGTTATTGAAGAAGTGAAGGCTGTCGATGACTATACAGTTGAATTTAAACTGAAACGTCCACAATCACCGTTCTTAAAGAACTTAGCGATGTCACCATTCGCCATTGCAAGTCCAGCTGCTATTGAGCAATATGGGGACAAGTTTAGAGAAAATCCAGTTGGTACTGGTCCATTTAAATTTGCTGAATGGAAACCAAATGATCGTATCGTTTTAGAGAAAAACGAAGAATATCGTATGGCTGATTATCCGAAGTTAGATCGCGTTATCTTCCGCGTTATTCCTGAAAACTCCGCTCGTCTCAATGCGTTAATGAACGGAGAAATTGACTTAATGGATGGTTTAAATCCTTCAGATGAAGAGAAAGTATCGGGGGACGAAAATCTACAAATTTTTAAACGTCCTTCTATGAATGTTGGATATTTAGGATTAACAGCAACGCGTGAACCGTTTAACAACAAGATAGTTCGTCAAGCCTTAAACCATGCAGTCGACAAGCAAGCGATCATTGATGCATTCTACGGTGGACAAGCAGAACCAGCGAAAAATCCAATGCCACCTTCGATTGAAGGATACAATGAGGCAATTGAAGGGTATCCATATGACTTAGAAAAAGCGAAAGAGTTACTAGCAGAAGCTGGATATGCAGATGGATTTGATATGGAATTATGGGCAATGCCAGTTGCACGTCCATATATGCCTGAAGCGATGAAAGTTGCAGAAGTTATTCAAGAGAGCTTCCGTAAAATTGGGGTAAATGCAGAAATCAAAACAGTAGACTGGGCTACTTATTTAGAAGACGCGAAAAACGGACAATTCGATACGTTCTTATTAGGGTGGACAGGTGACAACGGAGATGCTGACAACTTCTTATATACGCTTTTAGATAAGGATAATATCGGAAGTAACAACTATGCGCAATACAGCTCGGATGAATTGCATGATGTGCTAATTGCCGCTCAAACGGAAACAGAGCAAGAAAAGCGTAACGAGTTATACAAAAAAGCACAAGAAATTATTCATGAAGATGCACCTTGGATTCCGCTTGTACACTCAACACCTTTATTAGCGGGTTCTAGTAAGCTAGAAAACTTCTTACCGCATCCAACGGGATCTGATTCCTTACGCGAAGTAGAATTTAAAGCTGAATAA